A region of Curvibacter sp. AEP1-3 DNA encodes the following proteins:
- a CDS encoding PPC domain-containing DNA-binding protein: MKPFPVRLTPGQDLRAALEAAVLAQNCRAAFVLSGIGSLSTAGIRLAGAAQPTRLTESMEILTLSGTVAAGGDKTGSHMHMAISTAKGQVLGGHVAPGCIVLTTAEVLLALLPDWQFTREPDSLTGYDELVIRPRN; encoded by the coding sequence ATGAAGCCATTTCCTGTTCGTCTCACCCCCGGCCAAGACCTGCGCGCCGCGCTGGAAGCCGCGGTTCTCGCCCAAAACTGCCGCGCAGCGTTCGTGTTGTCCGGCATCGGCAGCCTGTCCACGGCGGGCATCCGCCTGGCAGGCGCGGCGCAACCCACGCGGCTGACCGAAAGCATGGAGATCCTCACCCTCTCGGGCACGGTGGCCGCCGGTGGCGACAAGACGGGCTCGCATATGCACATGGCTATTTCTACGGCCAAGGGGCAGGTGCTGGGCGGGCATGTGGCGCCGGGCTGCATCGTGCTCACCACGGCCGAGGTGCTGCTGGCCCTGCTGCCCGACTGGCAGTTCACCCGCGAGCCGGATTCGCTCACCGGATACGATGAACTGGTGATCCGTCCCCGGAACTGA
- a CDS encoding LysR family transcriptional regulator gives MSSSRYTLRQLEAFVTAAELLSFTSAADRLALSPSAVSQLVVELESSLGFKLFVRSTRKVSLSAEGKEFYASAQTVLKHLHLAEVAATDLRNRASGLVRIAAPMVIASTILPLLIRDYNLDRPKIVVRIRDAAVEQLTDVVASGEVDLAIGPDRPGSDAVHHTPLFSSPWVLWCAPGHPLATRPEVQWADVRAHTLVTAGRDHEISVAQMGVALPEAERIRPREVVDHISTAFGIAAAGLAATVSPAYVQTWAKRQGLVMRRIVDPEVVRQVCLYQSAHRTPSPATTGFAEYLVAALKKPQRKRHGR, from the coding sequence ATGTCATCCAGCCGCTATACCCTTCGCCAACTCGAAGCTTTTGTGACCGCTGCCGAGCTGCTCAGCTTTACCAGCGCGGCAGACCGGCTCGCGCTCAGCCCCTCGGCGGTGAGTCAGCTGGTAGTCGAGTTGGAGTCCAGCCTGGGCTTCAAATTGTTTGTGCGCAGCACGCGCAAAGTCAGCCTGTCGGCCGAGGGCAAAGAGTTTTATGCCTCCGCACAAACGGTGCTCAAGCACCTGCATTTGGCCGAGGTGGCCGCCACCGATTTGCGCAACCGTGCCAGCGGGCTGGTCCGCATTGCGGCGCCCATGGTGATTGCCAGCACCATCCTGCCGCTGCTGATCCGCGACTACAACCTGGACCGGCCCAAAATCGTGGTGCGCATCCGCGACGCCGCCGTCGAACAGCTCACCGATGTGGTGGCCAGTGGCGAGGTCGATCTGGCCATAGGCCCCGACCGGCCCGGCAGCGATGCGGTGCATCACACCCCCCTGTTCAGTAGCCCCTGGGTGCTGTGGTGCGCGCCCGGGCACCCCTTGGCCACCAGGCCGGAAGTGCAATGGGCTGATGTGCGCGCCCACACGCTGGTGACGGCGGGGCGCGACCATGAAATCAGCGTGGCGCAAATGGGGGTGGCCTTGCCCGAGGCCGAGCGCATCCGCCCACGCGAAGTGGTGGATCACATCTCCACCGCATTCGGCATTGCGGCGGCGGGGTTGGCGGCCACGGTATCGCCGGCTTATGTGCAGACCTGGGCCAAACGGCAGGGTTTGGTGATGCGGCGCATCGTGGACCCGGAGGTGGTCCGGCAGGTCTGCCTCTACCAGTCTGCGCACCGCACGCCGTCGCCCGCCACCACCGGCTTTGCAGAATATCTGGTGGCGGCCCTGAAGAAGCCGCAGCGCAAACGCCATGGCAGGTGA
- a CDS encoding MFS transporter, whose amino-acid sequence MHNEPTTGATAHPGSRTGLLAVFGSTLFQLSGVFMLSPLMLVLLTEREVSTTIAGLFAATTWLGIFIVTPFASALTRRWGRRRAMWFASGVPLAAAVGFLSTDSIAVWFVLELLAGIAGGMRWVLAEALIAEFSPPERLGRTMGMYATMVGATFIIGPSLLAWAGSTGHVALGLVIALLTLGLVWTMFIPPILTPAEAGNTSVGPRGLWQAVQQHPILMLAGFIGGFFELGLASILPLYGLSMGLGASAAALLISVSGLGSTLAAIPVGMAADRFADPVRGRRSLMVAVAAVALVCAAALPLVEHAIWVAWPVVFLLGAAGSSLYTLCMTDIGAREKGIALVNCTAVLVLNYTLGGLVASGISGALIDWSATVAFPAVLILVAAVGLAALLRARRNPA is encoded by the coding sequence TTGCATAACGAACCCACCACCGGCGCCACTGCGCACCCCGGCTCCCGCACGGGCTTGCTGGCCGTGTTCGGCTCCACGCTGTTTCAGCTCTCGGGCGTCTTTATGTTGTCGCCGCTGATGCTGGTGCTGCTCACAGAGCGGGAGGTGTCTACCACCATCGCCGGCCTGTTTGCGGCGACCACCTGGCTAGGCATATTTATCGTGACGCCCTTTGCATCAGCGCTCACTCGACGATGGGGCCGCCGGCGCGCCATGTGGTTTGCCTCCGGCGTGCCGCTGGCAGCGGCAGTGGGCTTTTTGAGTACCGACTCCATAGCGGTGTGGTTTGTGTTGGAGCTTCTGGCGGGCATTGCAGGCGGCATGCGCTGGGTGCTGGCCGAGGCCTTGATTGCCGAGTTTTCGCCGCCCGAGCGCCTGGGGCGCACCATGGGCATGTACGCCACCATGGTGGGCGCGACCTTCATCATCGGCCCCAGCCTCTTGGCCTGGGCCGGCAGCACGGGGCATGTGGCACTGGGTCTGGTGATCGCGCTGCTGACCCTGGGCCTGGTGTGGACGATGTTCATACCGCCCATCCTCACCCCTGCAGAGGCCGGCAACACCAGCGTCGGACCGCGCGGCCTGTGGCAGGCGGTGCAGCAGCACCCTATCCTGATGCTGGCCGGGTTTATCGGCGGCTTCTTTGAGCTGGGCCTGGCCTCCATCCTGCCGCTCTACGGCCTGAGCATGGGTCTGGGCGCCAGTGCAGCCGCGTTGTTGATTTCTGTGAGCGGTCTGGGCAGCACGCTGGCAGCCATTCCGGTGGGGATGGCGGCAGACCGGTTTGCCGACCCGGTGCGAGGCCGCCGCAGCCTGATGGTGGCCGTAGCTGCCGTCGCCTTAGTGTGTGCTGCAGCCCTGCCTTTGGTGGAGCACGCCATCTGGGTCGCGTGGCCGGTGGTGTTTTTGCTCGGCGCCGCCGGCAGCAGCCTCTACACCCTGTGCATGACCGACATTGGCGCGCGCGAAAAAGGCATTGCCCTGGTCAACTGCACCGCGGTGCTGGTGCTGAACTACACCTTGGGCGGGCTGGTGGCCTCCGGCATCAGCGGCGCGCTGATTGACTGGTCGGCCACGGTGGCTTTTCCGGCGGTGTTGATCTTGGTGGCGGCCGTGGGTCTGGCCGCCCTGCTGCGCGCCCGCCGCAACCCGGCCTGA
- a CDS encoding HAD family hydrolase, translating into MKPLAQWPVDSRRAIRGVFTDIDDTLTHDGHIARAALQALGDLKAAGLTVIPITGRPIGWCEPFMAVTNGPAWPVDAMVAENGAVAFVPGPAYAVTSQIDLQRPSDMRGALSKRYQQSAEVRTANRLRMDSIAAQVCAEVPGMELSRDSAGRETDLAFDYAEFAHHSPETVQRVLALLQSHGMQTTVSSIHIHGCFGDFNKWTGACWIVRELLDRDLSTELDQWVFVGDSGNDQAMFQHFTHSAGVANIARFVPQLSHLPTYLTPSARGAGFAEVARAILEARSLA; encoded by the coding sequence GTGAAACCCCTGGCGCAATGGCCGGTGGACAGCCGCCGTGCCATCCGCGGGGTGTTCACCGATATCGACGACACCCTCACCCACGACGGCCACATTGCACGCGCGGCGCTGCAGGCGCTAGGGGACCTGAAGGCGGCCGGGCTGACGGTGATCCCCATCACCGGGCGGCCCATCGGCTGGTGCGAGCCCTTCATGGCGGTCACCAACGGCCCGGCCTGGCCGGTGGATGCCATGGTGGCGGAGAACGGGGCCGTGGCTTTTGTACCCGGCCCTGCCTACGCGGTTACTAGCCAAATTGACCTCCAGCGCCCGTCGGATATGCGCGGGGCGCTATCAAAACGATATCAACAAAGTGCTGAAGTGCGCACCGCCAACAGGCTGCGCATGGACTCCATTGCCGCCCAAGTCTGCGCCGAAGTGCCGGGCATGGAGCTCAGCCGCGACAGCGCGGGCCGCGAAACCGACCTCGCGTTCGACTACGCCGAATTTGCCCATCACTCGCCCGAAACGGTGCAACGCGTGCTGGCCCTGCTGCAAAGCCACGGCATGCAAACCACGGTGAGTAGCATCCACATTCACGGCTGCTTCGGGGACTTCAACAAATGGACCGGCGCCTGCTGGATCGTCCGCGAGTTGTTGGATCGTGACCTGAGCACCGAGTTGGACCAGTGGGTGTTTGTGGGCGACTCGGGCAACGACCAAGCCATGTTCCAGCACTTCACCCACAGCGCGGGCGTGGCCAACATAGCGCGCTTTGTGCCACAGCTCAGCCACCTGCCGACCTACCTCACGCCTTCTGCGCGAGGCGCAGGTTTTGCCGAGGTGGCCCGCGCCATTCTGGAAGCACGTTCTCTTGCATAA
- a CDS encoding alpha/beta fold hydrolase, translated as MTTKNLVLLPGLMCDAAVWAPQVQALSASHHCMVMDWGLTDSLTAMAQQVLAAAPATFALAGHSMGGRVALELMRLAPGRVERLALLDTGVHPLAEGKAGAKEKAGRMALLSHAQRAGMRAMGAMWVRPMVHPAVVGGPVFEQVLAMLERSSPAQFAAQINALLTRPDAAPVLAGITCPTLVLTGRQDAWSPPEQHQAMVDAMHAVRAELVVLEDCGHMSTMEQPDAVNAAFARWLAA; from the coding sequence TTGACTACCAAAAACCTCGTATTACTCCCCGGCCTGATGTGCGATGCCGCCGTCTGGGCACCGCAGGTGCAGGCCTTGTCCGCCAGCCACCACTGCATGGTGATGGACTGGGGCCTGACCGACTCGCTCACCGCCATGGCGCAGCAGGTGCTGGCCGCCGCCCCTGCCACCTTTGCCCTGGCCGGCCACAGCATGGGCGGGCGCGTGGCCCTGGAGTTGATGCGCCTGGCCCCCGGGCGGGTAGAGCGCCTGGCCTTGCTGGACACCGGCGTGCACCCCTTGGCAGAGGGCAAAGCCGGCGCCAAAGAAAAAGCCGGCCGCATGGCCCTGCTGTCGCACGCACAGCGCGCCGGCATGCGGGCCATGGGCGCCATGTGGGTACGCCCCATGGTGCACCCCGCCGTGGTGGGTGGCCCGGTGTTCGAGCAAGTGCTGGCCATGCTGGAGCGCAGCAGTCCTGCCCAGTTTGCCGCGCAAATCAATGCGCTACTCACCCGGCCCGATGCCGCACCGGTGCTTGCCGGCATCACCTGCCCGACGCTGGTGCTCACCGGCCGGCAAGACGCCTGGAGCCCGCCCGAGCAGCACCAGGCCATGGTGGACGCCATGCACGCCGTGCGCGCGGAGCTGGTGGTGCTGGAAGACTGCGGCCATATGAGCACGATGGAGCAGCCCGACGCCGTCAACGCCGCCTTCGCCCGCTGGCTGGCCGCCTGA
- the murA gene encoding UDP-N-acetylglucosamine 1-carboxyvinyltransferase yields MSTFEIEGGVPLRGTIRASGNKNAILPMIAACILTDQEVILDNVPDIIDVRHMLDVIVEIGGKVERSGERVSIHVASVRTSEIGQALCNKVRTSILCVAGLLHRTGSARLFPPGGDVIGRRRLDTHFYGLQKLGAKVSINGVYDFTMPGPLTGAELFFDEPSVTGTEHILMAAAVSRGHTLIRNAACEPHVQDLAHLLNAMGAKISGIGTNQLSVEGVDSLHGTTYTVCHDHIEAASYLALAAATGGEITVEGTDKHAYGMCHRVFETLGVKIDLHDKHIFLSANQRMQVTRDFDGAMPVIGDGPWPQFATDQMSCMITLATQVEGNVLFFEKMFESRLYFVDKLIGMGAAAVVCDPHRVVISGKSRLRGTTLPSPDIRAGMALLGAALCASGKSTVQNANMIQRGYEKLDEKLLALGARITHKPH; encoded by the coding sequence ATGTCGACATTTGAAATTGAAGGCGGCGTGCCCCTGCGAGGCACCATTCGCGCTTCCGGCAACAAAAACGCCATCCTGCCCATGATTGCGGCCTGCATCCTGACGGACCAGGAAGTCATCCTCGACAACGTGCCCGACATCATCGACGTGCGCCACATGCTGGACGTGATCGTCGAAATCGGCGGCAAGGTCGAACGCAGCGGCGAGCGTGTCAGCATCCATGTTGCCAGCGTGCGCACCAGCGAAATCGGCCAGGCTTTGTGCAACAAGGTCCGCACCTCCATCCTGTGTGTGGCCGGCCTTTTGCACCGCACCGGCTCCGCTCGCTTGTTCCCCCCGGGAGGCGACGTCATCGGCCGCCGCCGCTTGGACACGCACTTTTATGGCCTGCAAAAGCTGGGCGCCAAGGTCAGCATCAATGGCGTGTACGACTTCACCATGCCCGGCCCGCTGACGGGCGCTGAGTTGTTTTTTGACGAGCCGTCGGTCACTGGCACCGAGCACATCCTCATGGCTGCAGCGGTGAGCCGTGGCCACACCCTGATCCGCAACGCTGCTTGCGAGCCGCATGTGCAAGACCTTGCTCATCTGCTCAACGCCATGGGCGCCAAGATCAGCGGCATCGGCACCAACCAGCTCAGCGTGGAAGGCGTGGACTCGCTGCACGGCACCACCTACACCGTGTGCCACGACCACATCGAGGCCGCGTCTTACCTGGCGCTGGCTGCGGCCACCGGTGGCGAAATCACGGTCGAGGGCACCGACAAGCACGCCTACGGCATGTGCCACCGCGTGTTCGAGACGCTGGGCGTGAAGATTGATTTGCACGACAAGCACATCTTCCTGTCCGCCAATCAGCGCATGCAAGTCACCCGCGATTTTGACGGCGCCATGCCTGTCATCGGCGACGGCCCCTGGCCCCAGTTCGCCACCGACCAGATGAGCTGCATGATCACCCTGGCCACGCAGGTGGAAGGCAATGTGCTGTTCTTCGAGAAGATGTTTGAGTCGCGCCTGTACTTTGTGGACAAGCTCATCGGCATGGGCGCCGCCGCCGTGGTGTGCGACCCGCACCGCGTGGTCATCAGCGGCAAGAGCCGCCTGCGCGGCACCACCTTGCCAAGCCCCGACATCCGCGCCGGCATGGCCCTCTTGGGCGCTGCCTTGTGCGCCAGCGGCAAGTCCACGGTGCAGAACGCCAACATGATCCAGCGCGGCTACGAAAAGCTGGACGAAAAGCTGCTCGCCCTGGGCGCACGCATCACCCACAAGCCCCACTGA
- a CDS encoding histone deacetylase family protein, producing MKTFYNHLHAQHQGKVEMFRGALVPCFEVPARADHVLAELQRRQLGAVLEPQAFDEAALTAIHSPRYLRFLATAWDQWVALDAANADKDILPSVWPTRTFRTDIEPDNFAAKVGLYSYDAGTPFTSGTWVAARAGAQCALSAAQALLAGDRAAFALSRPPGHHAGADFFGGYCFLNNAALAAQHLRNAGMKKVAVLDVDYHHGNGTQAIFYDRPDVYFASIHGDPRTEYPFYLGHADETGSGAGLGANLNLPLPRGTDYATWAQALETALAGIARFGADALVVSLGMDTFEGDPISGFKLRTDDYLRIGERLAKAGLPTVFIFEGGYAVEEVGVNAVNVLQGFTNP from the coding sequence ATGAAAACCTTTTACAACCACCTCCACGCCCAGCACCAGGGCAAAGTCGAAATGTTCCGTGGCGCGCTGGTGCCGTGCTTTGAGGTGCCGGCCCGTGCCGACCATGTGCTGGCCGAGCTGCAACGCCGTCAGCTGGGCGCGGTGCTGGAGCCGCAAGCCTTTGACGAGGCGGCGCTCACCGCCATCCACAGCCCGCGCTACCTGCGCTTTCTAGCAACGGCTTGGGACCAGTGGGTGGCGCTGGACGCAGCCAATGCGGACAAAGACATCCTGCCCTCCGTCTGGCCCACGCGCACCTTCCGCACCGACATTGAACCTGACAACTTTGCCGCCAAGGTGGGGCTGTATTCGTACGACGCGGGCACGCCCTTCACCAGCGGCACTTGGGTGGCCGCCCGCGCCGGAGCGCAATGCGCCTTGAGCGCCGCGCAAGCCTTGCTGGCCGGCGACCGCGCCGCCTTCGCCCTGAGCCGCCCGCCCGGCCACCATGCAGGGGCCGACTTTTTTGGCGGCTACTGCTTCTTGAACAACGCAGCCTTGGCGGCACAGCACCTGCGCAATGCCGGCATGAAGAAGGTGGCGGTGCTGGATGTGGACTACCACCACGGCAACGGCACCCAGGCCATCTTTTACGACCGGCCCGATGTGTACTTCGCCAGCATTCACGGCGACCCGCGCACCGAGTACCCGTTCTATCTGGGCCATGCGGATGAAACCGGCTCCGGCGCTGGATTGGGGGCCAACCTCAACCTGCCGCTGCCTCGCGGTACCGACTACGCCACCTGGGCTCAGGCCCTGGAGACTGCCTTGGCGGGCATTGCACGCTTTGGTGCGGACGCATTGGTGGTGTCGCTGGGCATGGATACCTTTGAGGGCGACCCGATTTCGGGCTTCAAGCTTAGGACGGACGACTACCTGCGCATCGGCGAGCGCCTGGCGAAAGCCGGCTTGCCCACCGTGTTCATCTTTGAAGGCGGTTACGCCGTGGAAGAGGTGGGGGTGAATGCGGTGAATGTGTTGCAGGGCTTTACCAATCCGTAA
- a CDS encoding peptide chain release factor 3: MTYAPETKRRRTFAIISHPDAGKTTLTEKLLLFSGAIQIAGSVKARKASRHATSDWMEIEKQRGISVASSVMQMSYRDHVVNLLDTPGHKDFSEDTYRVLTAVDSALMVIDAANGVEAQTRRLIEVCRQRDTPIITFVNKMDREVREPLDILDEIERELGMPCVPMTWPVGQGKLFGGIINLRTQAMTVFESGSERRPQDFDTMPLSDPAALQARFGHEWDTAVESMELATGASPAWDHEAFLAGKQTPVFFGSGVNNFGVMEVLDALVDLAPAPQKRISTTLVNRQPVVKEIQPEDESFSGVVFKVQANMDANHRDRIAFVRMASGKYTPGMKLKVMRTAKELRPTSVVTFMSQRREAVEEAYAGDIVGFTTHGGVQLGDTITDGSVNLMYTGLPFFAPEMFMTVVLKNPLRTKQLQQGLAQLGEEGAIQVFKPEMGGNMLLGAVGQLQFEVVQHRLKGEYDADIRLESSQYTGARWITADSPKELQEFVNAYPMRMAKDAADTLAYLCTSPYDVRLAQERFPKIHFHPLREHAGLALQTAG, translated from the coding sequence GTGACCTACGCACCCGAGACCAAGCGCCGCCGCACTTTTGCGATCATTTCCCACCCGGACGCCGGCAAGACCACGCTTACCGAAAAGCTCTTGCTGTTCTCAGGCGCGATCCAGATCGCCGGTTCGGTGAAGGCCCGCAAGGCCAGCCGCCACGCCACCTCCGACTGGATGGAAATCGAAAAGCAGCGCGGTATCTCTGTCGCATCCTCGGTGATGCAGATGTCCTACCGCGACCACGTGGTCAACCTGCTCGACACCCCCGGCCACAAGGACTTCTCGGAAGACACTTACCGCGTGCTCACTGCCGTGGACTCGGCACTGATGGTGATTGACGCCGCCAACGGTGTGGAAGCGCAGACCCGCCGCCTGATCGAAGTGTGCCGCCAGCGCGATACACCCATCATCACCTTCGTGAACAAGATGGACCGCGAAGTGCGCGAGCCCCTGGACATCCTGGACGAAATCGAGCGTGAGCTGGGCATGCCTTGCGTGCCCATGACCTGGCCCGTGGGCCAAGGCAAGCTGTTCGGCGGCATCATCAACCTGCGCACCCAGGCCATGACCGTGTTTGAGTCCGGCAGCGAGCGCCGTCCTCAAGATTTCGACACCATGCCCCTGAGCGACCCTGCTGCCCTGCAAGCCCGCTTCGGCCACGAGTGGGACACGGCGGTGGAGAGCATGGAGCTCGCCACTGGCGCCTCCCCTGCCTGGGACCACGAAGCCTTTTTAGCTGGCAAGCAAACACCCGTGTTCTTCGGCTCCGGGGTGAACAATTTCGGTGTGATGGAAGTGCTGGACGCGCTGGTCGACCTCGCGCCCGCACCCCAGAAGCGCATTAGCACTACGCTGGTGAACCGCCAGCCCGTGGTCAAAGAGATTCAGCCCGAAGACGAATCCTTCAGCGGCGTGGTCTTCAAGGTGCAGGCCAATATGGACGCCAACCACCGCGACCGCATCGCCTTCGTGCGCATGGCCAGCGGCAAGTACACACCGGGAATGAAGCTCAAAGTCATGCGCACCGCCAAAGAGCTGCGCCCCACCTCGGTGGTGACCTTCATGAGCCAGCGCCGCGAGGCGGTGGAAGAGGCCTACGCCGGCGACATCGTGGGCTTTACCACCCACGGCGGCGTGCAGCTGGGCGACACCATCACCGATGGCAGCGTCAACCTCATGTACACCGGCCTGCCCTTCTTTGCGCCCGAAATGTTCATGACCGTGGTGCTCAAAAACCCCTTGCGCACCAAGCAGCTGCAGCAGGGCCTGGCCCAGCTGGGCGAGGAAGGTGCCATCCAGGTGTTCAAGCCAGAAATGGGCGGCAACATGCTGCTGGGCGCAGTGGGCCAGCTGCAATTTGAAGTGGTGCAGCACCGCCTGAAGGGCGAGTACGACGCCGACATCCGGCTGGAGAGCAGCCAGTACACCGGCGCCCGCTGGATCACTGCCGATAGCCCGAAGGAACTGCAGGAGTTTGTGAACGCTTACCCCATGCGCATGGCCAAGGACGCGGCCGATACGTTGGCCTACCTGTGCACCAGCCCCTACGACGTGCGTCTGGCCCAAGAGCGCTTCCCCAAAATTCACTTCCACCCGCTGCGCGAACATGCAGGCTTGGCACTGCAAACAGCAGGCTAA